Part of the Serinus canaria isolate serCan28SL12 chromosome 1, serCan2020, whole genome shotgun sequence genome is shown below.
AAATATCTGAGAAATCTCACTAAATCTTGCTGTACAGTGCTAGAAATAGAACCCAAGGTTTGGATATGACAAATCTACATTGCAGTCGCTGTCACTGGAGGGAGATGCTTGGCTGGATTCTTGTTAGCCATTAACCACACCCTGCTCAGAGAGCCAGGAAGGATGCCAGGAAACCTGCTTGCGAGCACACCAATGTAGCCTCACAGGAGGCTGTATAGGTCGTGTTGGGGCTCTGAGGGTGGATTTAATTGCATCCATGATCTGTGAGAAACATATGAAACCTCCCATGGTCCCTATCAAAGTCCTGAGTAAGAGCTGCAAACCATCAAAACCCTGTGAAGCACATTTGGCTGTCGTGtaaatgtttctgcttttagGATTCTGCTGTTTGTTCCTTGGTTAATGAGCTCTGTTCCTTTAAGGATCCAAGGTACCTCTGGGAAGTGCATTTCCCTggacctgcagagctgctgtccagAAATAACTGATCTTTATGCAGTGAACTTTTCCAGAAACCATTTCATACCCCAACATTGTAACAACACTGTTTCTTCAGGCCTGGAAGCTTCAGACTATTTAATGAGCTGAGACTTTAGACAGCAGGTTGCTGGTCAGAGTACAGCCTGACTCTGTAGGAATTAAAATTtgctcccagctgtgtcagTCCTCTTAAGAGATGAGCCttggaggggggggggggtcacatTTCTAGCCTGGACTTCTTAGATACACAGGGAACCCTGCATTGTGAGGCTTCAGGATTTCCAGGTCTGAATATTGGTGCTCCTTTGCATGTGCATTGTCAATATGCAGCATATACATATTTACAATGCACCTCTCACAGAAACCAGTGAAACCAGATGTCTGGAAATCTTTAAAATACACTTAGATGAGATGGATGGACAAGCATCTGCTTGGGAGTGTGACAGCCCTAGGGTAAGAGCTCTTCTTCCAACACAGTTTGTTCTGCTTCACAGTAATCttaaaatttttgctttcattcaAAGTAATAACCCAGACTAATTTGCAAACACAAGAAGCTTCCTTGAGACTGGAGGGCTGCTcccatccagctctgctcaccaaTTTCTGTCAGGTGTAGCCTAAGCCAGGAAGagatgctgggctgcagcttgCCCCTTCCTGTGTGAGAGGAGGCAGGCAGACAGTACAGAAAGCGCTGGAAGCTTGGTTTGCTGTTTCCTGAAAGAACACGAGGGTTTATTCACCCACACAAGCAGGTGAATAACAACTCATGCTAAGGAGACTCAACTCCTGAATCAGAGGAGGACAGTGATGTGGAAGTTATCACATTGAGCAATTCATCCAAATGACACAATTGAAGCTGCACAAATGTTTACATTTGTGGATACAGACCTTCTCACTTCAAGGCATAAACCTCCTGCAAATGCTACAGGTTGAAAAGTGACACGGGGGGACACTACTGTCCCTTCTCACTTCTTTGGCTCCTGCTGTTGCTGGACTGGCGACTGAGCTGAAGCACCTCAAGACTGCTCCTCTGTGGGAGTTCctcatgccaaaaaaaaaaaaaaagccagatcATGGCAGCATTGTCACCACCTATCTTCCTCAAAAATATCTCTTACCACCTACCTGATACCAAGCTGGATCTATTCTAGTGGTTCCTCATTCTACCCACTGTCTCCAAAAGAGATCCTACTCACAACAGCTACTGCAATACAAATCCTTTTTTCACCTCTGGaactgcctttgctgctgcccctgggcccGAGAACCAGCAGTACCTCCAGCTTTCTTCCTCTGGAGCCTCTCCTTCTGCTGATCCTACCAATCCTAGACAAAATTCCTTGCTATCTAAGACACTTGGGGTCACCTCAGCCAATACTGAGAATGATAAATGAAATCTGCCCTGTCAGCAGGGTGATAAAACAGAGCAGATCCTGGATCTGTCGGTCCACTTTAGCAAACAGGGTGGTGAAGCAGGAGCAGATCTGCACAGGGAAACAGCTGATGATGAAGACTTTTTGGTCACACACTGTAAATGTCTGGGGATTTACTTCAGACTAGCCCTAGCCCAAAGCTAAGCTGAATACTCACAGTGGTCAGAGCACATTTGCTGCACATCTTGCAGGTCCTTTCACCTAAATTTTTCATGTTGTCCTGCTCCAAACTGAGGCGCTAATGCACCCTAACTGTCCACCAACACGGATTCCTATCCCAGTTCTGATGGAGGAAAGGAGGACAGAGATATTGGCAGACAACAGGCCCTAAAACGAATGAAGACAAGGAAGGTATTGGTGCCTTCACTCCAGCAGTAAGATGGGTGACAGGAAAATGAGATGTCTTTTGTCTAGTGAAGACTTTCTAGCCAGGATTGCCCGGGCTGAAGTGACACAGCTGGAAGGGGAGTTTTACCCCTCTGACATGACCAAAACATTGCTCTGAGCAGTACTCCATCTGCTgtcctctcttccctctttcccctgtCTGTAGGACCACGCTGTTGGTTGGTGATGGAAGAGgccaccacagcagctgtgcaaaCCGAGGCACCTGTGAATCCGATGCTCTGGGCACCTTGCCTTCCAAGCaccctttgcagcagcagctctttgccTTTCCTCTCACTTCGCAACATCCCCCCCCCCACTTCTCGCACGGCCGGGGTGCCTCCTCATATCCCTCTTCGGGAAAGGGAGCGGGTGCCTTCTGGTCCTGCGAGCGGCCCTGTGGGGCCGGCCGCCCCGGCCcgtggggcaggagggctgcacACGACGGGGAGCCGCCGTGCCTGGGCCATGTCCAAGGCGGGCTCCGGGAGCACGGCCGGCCGCAGCCCGCCCCGTCTCCGCGGCCCGTCGGGAGCAGCGGAGGGGCCGGTGCCGGGGCGGGGGCCGATGCCGGGGCGGCGGCTCCCGCGCCCGTCCGCCCGTCCCGCCCCCTGGCTGCTCGGCCCGGCGGTGCTCCCGCCGCCGTCCCCCGCCGGCGCTCCCCGCCCCTCGCCCCTCGCCGAGCCCCGCCCGGCGGTGGCCggagcgcggggccggggcggctgCCTGCGGCGGCCGGAgctgcggcggcggccgggccgggggccgGCACAGCCGGGCAGAGGCGCGCACAGCCGCGCGGGGCGCCCGTCGCCATGGCAGCGCTTGCTCCGGCGAGAGGTAAGATGGGTccccccggcccccgccgccgccgccgccgcgatCGGCCCCCGCTCCGCCGCCGGCGGCCCCCGCTCCGCCGGGCGCAgggcggcgccgccgccgccgggcacGGCCGCTCCCCGGGGCGCCCCGCGGGCTCCGCGGCCCccgcccagcccagcccagcccagccctggccgGGCCGCTGCtctccgccgccgccgggcgAGGCTCGGGGCGGCTGGAGCCCCGCCGTGGCCGGGAGCCGAgcggggggagaggggagggggcggcggggcaGCGGAGTGCCTCGGCCCGGCCGGCCGCGTCTCCCGGCACCCCGGTTTTCTCCGCGCTTCTTTGCAATCATTCTGGGTCACCTTCCTCTGCGAGCCCCCTCCCTCGCCTCCCCCTGCATCAGCGGCCCCGCGAGCGTCTCCCGTGCTCTCCCCCGCTGGTGGGATGGACCCAGGGCGGTGGGGTGCACCCAGGGAGCATGGCCAGGTGAGGACGGGTTTCCCCGACCTGGGCATCCTGCGTTAGCTCGGGGGCACTCCGGTCTCTGCGAGCGGGAGGACCACAGCTTGAAGCAGAATTGggccccagagccagcagaagcaggaggatTCCAGCCTCATCGAGGGACCGGTGTGGGCCAGCAGAACAAActggggtgggaagggcagcagaaggagaagCTGCGAGGAAATTCATCCCCCTGGGATTATCAGAGACGGGTAGTTCTGTAACTGTCTCCAGAGGCCACAGGCCTAACTGCAAGAGTGGTGATACTGGGGGGGAAAAGATGAAACAGAGTAGAATGGGGGCATCGCCAGTCCAGTCATGGCAAACTGCTCcaagcagggaagaaaagaggtgAAGCCTCAGTTGGTCACAGAGAGGGTGAGAAAATatggagaagcagaaggaaagggtGGTGGGAACTGAGCCATTAGCTCAGGCTTGGGTACTGAGCCATCAACATAGAGATTAAGTTTACATTTGCTCTGGTCAAGACACAGATCAGGCCAGTACCTTCCTGGAATATACTGCTTGGGTGTCCCCTGTGGATGAAGACACAGAAGGGGGTCTGAGCTGGTAGGACCAAGGAAGGCAAAGGTAAGCAGTCTCAGGAATAGGTTAGTAGTCCTATTCCCTGGGCTTGTGACTGTGGGGGTCTCTGGAGAGAAGAATTGCTCCAGCAGAAACATGTGGCTGAAAGACTTGTGTGTTAAGAATGTGGAATGGCAGGGTACTATTGGAATGGTGGAATGCACCTATggatgggagcagcaggttAAAAACCAGATCACTGGCCAAGAGAAGCTGAGGTCCAATGGCTgttgcagctgtgggagctgtaCAGCTGAAACGAGGGGTGTAGCAGCACATGCATGGgaatggcagggctggaattgcAAGGGATGGTGCAGATCAGACCTTCCATGCAACATTTTGGGTAGGGAGCCTAGGACTGGAAGGGCAGGGAGCATGGTGTGTCTCAGCAGCACTGGATTGAGTTGGTGGAGACCAGAgtccagcctgagctgtgcagggagtgGTGCAAATTTGGCTCTTCTGTTCCATGAAAGACACAGGGAATGCTCCACTCTGTCTAAATCATGACAAGGTGTTAGTGTGggcaaggagagagagagagagagagagagagggagagatcTGGGAAGATAGAATGAtcttaaattactttttctcttttctttcttctacaGTGAAACTCATGCCCTGAATCTCCAAGGGAACCTTTGAAAAGGatcttcccctccctgccatcTCCTTATTGtttgccagctgtgccctgcgCAGGAGAGCTTTAAAGACCAGCAAAAAGAGAACAGCGAAAAGGACAATGTTGTGAGAGTGCAGTGAGGTCCTGGGTAGGGAGCCCTTTGAATCTTGTTTCTCATGCTTCCCTCTTCATTGATAGCTCTCTGACAGCCTTGGCAGGAACCTCTACCTGGCCACAAGCACAGTGGCATTTGGTGAGAGGGGAATTACACTCACTGCACCACCCTCACTTTTTCATCAGGTCCTCTGCTCTTTTTCCTGTCATCTCTGAATCTCTTGCTTAGATCCTCATTCCCTAGGACACTGGGAAGCAGGCACTTGCTTCTGCCAAACTGTTTGGAGTCCCTAGAAGTTCCTGTTTGTGTGTGGCCTTCAGCAGTCCCAGCAGAAGGTGGCCTCTGAGTCAGAAGGTGTCTGGAGGGCACATGAAGTAAGGAGAGCTTTTTATCTGGGAGAAGAGTGGAGGAGAGTGATGTAATagatggggaggaaaaaaaaaaagtgagccCAAGCGAGTGAGGGAAGAAGCACTGGCAAGTGTtcatgagagagaaaaaaggtggaagaaagaaaaagaaagagaacaaggggaaaaaaacgGATGAAAAAGTTAGAACAAGGGGAAGAAATATAATCATAtaggagggaaagggaagactGGAAGCGAGACAGAGTTGACGGCTGTTCTGCCTGGCACCTGGTGGCAATGCCTTGAGAAACCCTTCCAACGTGCAAACaactcacactgcagcagcagatgaggAGAGACGTGGCTCCCCCAGTGCCGAGTCCCACTCACCCTCTTACAAtatcccagcagcagaggcagggtgCAGTCTAGCAGGGTTGGCAGCATGGGGGACTCTGAATCAGAGTCCACCTTGCACAACAACTCACTGTGGTGGCTGGCATGTGGGATGTTAGCTCTGTTGGCCAACTCTTGGATTATCCTCAGCATCACGGCCAAACAACAGAAACACaagcctctggagctgctgctgtgcttccttGCTGGCACACACATCCTTATGGCAGCAGTACCCCTCACCACCTATGCCGTGGTGCAGCTGCGGCGCGAGTCCTCCGACTACGACTGGAACGAAAGCATCTGCAAGGTCTTTGTCTCCACCTACTACACCCTGGCGCTGGCCACCTGCTTCACAGTGGCCTCCCTCTCCTACCACCGGATGTGGATGGTGAGGTGGCCAGTCAACTACCGCCTGAGCAATGCCAAGAAGCAGGCTCTGCACGCAGTCATGGGGATCTGGATGGTGTCCTTCATCCTCTCCACCCTGCCCTCCATCGGCTGGCACAACAACGGCGAGCGCTACTATGCCCGTGGCTGCCAGTTCATTGTCAGCAAAATAGGGCTGGGCTTCGGTGTCTGCTTTAGCCTCCTGCTGCTCGGAGGAATCGTCATGGGCTTGGTGTGCGTGGGTATCACCTTCTACCAAACCCTGTGGGCACACAGAAGACGCCGGCGGTGCCACCATCAGAGGGCAGAAGAAGCGTCATCGTGCTCTTCATCAGCACACGCCACTTTCAATGTGCCAGCCATTGTGGTGGAGGATGTACGAGGCAAAAGGAGGTCTTCACTGGACGGCTCCGAGTCAGCCAAGACCTCCTTGCAGATGACCAACCTCATAAGCGCCATTGTCTTCCTGTATGACACGCTCACTGGGGTGCCTATCTTGGTAAGCATCCAGTTCTCCCTTTGCCTTCAGAGTCTGCAGTTAAAGCagatttgcttttctctcaAGTTTTAGAGAAGGATCTCTCCTGTCCCACCAGCCGCAGAACTGCCGCATCTGAATCTGTGTTATTCTGAGCGGTGGTTTTAAAAAGATTGCAGTAATTCTCTCATCCTTCCgcagcagcattttcttaaaTCTAAGCTTGGGGAATACACACCACACAGCTAAAACCACTGTGCGAGTTTTAAGTGGCTAAGAGGAGAGGAAATTATTCTGCAAACTTACTTGTAAAAACAATGAGATTTCTGTTTCTCCAGTTTGCTTCTGGAGAACTGATACACCAGCTTTAACAGCTGATGGCTGATGCATCcaattgtttttccttctgcttgtgTGGCTGTAGGCAGCATTCAGGTTTTGGCTAGCCGGTCGATTCTGTGCAAAAttggagagctggagaagtTCTCAAAAAGAACCCTTAAAAGGTGAGAGGCTGAgtcacagattatttttttccccagcgGCTGTGTCCTTTGTTAGCACCTATTTAGCTCCAGCTGGTAATGAGCACAGGAAGAAGGGATGCTAGCACCAGGTCTCATGTTAGAATATGGAATATGGTCCAGCAAACGTGGGCAAGACCCCAGGAGCAGGTTTTCAAGGGGACACAGGATAATTACTTGATGAATCTTTTAGAGACAGATTATGTTCTACTACAGAATTGATTTGTGTTACCCTTCTGCCTTGATTCCTACTTCTGCCTCCTTGGCCTTGTTGCTTTTTCTTACCTTAAAGGTCGTGAGCTTTTTCAGCCTGCGCTATGATACGGCCCCCACCTGGATGgttctggctgtgctctggtgTTCCATGGTGCAGACCTTGCTGCTCCCCTCTTTCATCTGGTCCTGCGAGCGCTACCGAGCAGATGTCCGCACCGTGTGGGAGCAGTGTGTGGCTATCATGTCTGAGGAAGACACAGAGGATGGTAAGCTCCTCACCAACCCACAGTCACCTCTCTTCACTAACCAACCTCCCCAAAAGACTacagaggaaagaggaggggTCTTTGGGAAAAGGATCTTGTGGTGTTGTGGGTGGCTCAGTGACATTGATGTCACAGCTTGAAGTCAGCAACCACAAGAAAATTTATTCCGTGGAGAGCTCTGCCCGCTCGCAGCCTTAGGACTAGCATCCAGGAAGCATTAGTGCAACATCCTCCTCACTAGTTGCAAGCATAGATACATTGTGTGTGGCTGCCAAACCACAACCAAAGTGACATGCTGGGCCTCAGCCCAACTTGCTCATTCAAGGGTCCAAGACCTGGCAGTGAGCATTCAAAGGCAAGACAGAAGAAATAGGGCACTGAGTGGGTGCTTTAGTGCTGCCGCAAGCAGAAAGACAAGGTCCTTGTTCAGAGGTGAGCCCTGAGGGCTGCAAGTAGGGCAGCATGTGTCAGATAAGCATTAGGATGGTGTCCAGGTGCCCTGATAATGCTCCTCTTCTGACTGAAAAGTGTTGACTGCCGTTCTTGTCTCTGCCAACAGATGGTGTGTGTGATGATTATGGAGATGGCAGGATCTGCAAAGTGAGATTCGATGCGAACGGCGCCGCAGCTGCGAAGCGAGACTCTCGGGACATCAAGCTGCTGCCCATGCACCACATGTTGTTGCCCCAGGACAAGGTGCATTACCTGCAGGTGAGCCAAGAGCTAGCGGGGCAGCCCCACAACCCACTTCCTTCTCTGTCAGGTTCCCACGCCTTTGTGTCCTCTTGACTCTCTTCTCTGAGAACCTCAGCTACTCCCTTCCTGTTCTGACTCTTCGAGTCTTCCATCACCTGCCcccttctctgttttccaggTCCCTATCTCACGGAGAATGTCACATGATGAAACTAACATCTTCTCCGCCCACCGCTCTGCTCCATCCTTCCTACACAAGTGGTCTTCATCTGACGACATCCGCATCTCCACCCCCCGCAAGCCTGGGGGCCCTGGTTTCTTGCCTCCCCAGCTGCATGACTACCAGCACCGCCGGCGGCCCCCAGAAGATGAGCTGACGACCCTACGGCAGTTTTTGGAGGGGGGGCTGTTGCCCCGGGGCTCCAGCTCCAGCGCCTGCTTCTTCCGAGATGAGATCACCACATTCATCGACGAGACACCGCAGcccaccccagcctgcagcccacGGCACTCCCGTCTCCTGCTCGCATCACGCCGCGACCGTCGCCTCTCCcttggcagcagggaggaggagaattCCGACCGGCCACGGCGCTGCTCCGTGCTTGGCAATGAAGTCTGGCATCTGCAGGACGGAGAGCAGGCACCATGTGAAAGGACCCCAGAGGCCTGCGAGCCACAGACCTTCCAGGACCCCAAACTATGAGAGACAGCATCAAAAACATTCAGTGCCAtcacagtttttaaataaaacttcaaGCGTTCCCTTTGTCCCGGGACCCAATCACTAATTTGCATTCTCATCTTTCTCGCCAGCAGGCAGAAAACACGGCACCCCGTGCTGGTGGGGACAAGAGAAGTGGGACAGATCCGCAGACAGGAGCACAACGGACGGACAGacagcctgtgcctgctctcaGGTTACAAACACATCCACCGCTGCCACCGCCACTTGGCACCCTTGCCAGTCCCGTCCCTTTGTGAACTCCACCCTCGCATCCGCTCTGCCCTAAGAGACAAGGCAGGCGCAGAATGGTATTAAAATTCTATATTTGGAGTGTCAATCGtgtgtctgtttttaaaatactatattagtaataattttgtttccataGAAACAAAATGATTGGCCCGGTGTTTAATGAAGCTTCACAGGCTTCtggaagggaaatgcagaatgTGCGAggctcctttcctccctcttcaTCCTTTCTTGTCAGTTtctctgaaaggcagcagatgCTTAGCAGCCCAGGAAAGTGAATGATGCCCTTAGAGGAGTTGTCATGGGAGACTGGGTGAAAGGTCTTCTGTCCATTTCAGATGTGGTGCTAAACTGGAGAGGCCTCGGATTTCTAACATTGCTCAGCAAAAGGTTATGCTTTGAGACAACTCCAGGCTTGGAAAGAATTAAATTCTCTCCAAGAAGTTCCTGACCCTTAACATCTTATTTCACCAGTGCAAACTGTTGATTCCAGTGCAAACTTTGTGTGAAACTTCAGATGGCCCGAACTTCACAGCCTAACAGGAAAGCTGACAGAGGCTTCTTGGGGAAGTCCCCCTCAACGGCCCACACCAGCAAAGCTGGAAGTGGTGAGgtctggagcaggctcctgccCCAGACACAATTCTTGGCAGGGAGATGCAAGAGTAATGTGTGGGAGATGGACCTTctggctggtgctggctgtAGTTCCAGCCAAGGGCAAAGGTTTGGCATTGTCCCAGGGGAGGCAGTGTCAGAGGGAGATAGGTAGCCCGTCATGCCCAAGGCAGTTCTCCTTGTGATGGGAGTAAGAAATGTCCACGCGTGACTCCAAGGAGAAGCGTCCTTGGAGGCGTTTGGGTGACCCACCCCAAAGGGAGGGTTCGCGCTGGGGCGGCCGCCCGGACGAGGAGCACGTCAGACACAGCGGCAGCAGCACCGGGAGCCCCCGAGGCAGCGGCGGCTCTCGGCCGGCGCAGCGGGACCTGGGCCGAGCCTTCCCGCCCACCGCGGCCCCGGACCGGCGCCGCCCCCGGGGTGGGCCGAGCCCGGGGCCCGCCAGGAccccttctcctcttcctccgcCTTCTCCTAGCGGAGCCATGGCCTCgctgctgtgcctcagcctcctcgccgccgccgcggccgccaCGTCGCCGGGCCGGCTGGCGCCGTTCGACCTGCTCTACGCGGACGGCGTGCGGGCGTACCTGGCGCGGGACTGGGCGCGGGCGGCCGAGCTGCTGCAGCGCGCCCTGCACAGCTACGCGGGGCTGCGGGCCGCCCGCCGCGCCTGCCGCGCCGCCTGCGCCCGCCAGGAGCCCTTCGGCGGCGGGCCCGGGCGCTGGGAGGCCGCGCTGCTCGGGCCGGTGCTGCAGCGCGCCGGGTGCCTGCAGCGCTGCCTCGGGCGGCGGCTGCGCCCCGCGCCCTCCGCGCACCGCGCCAGCCGCGCCGTGCGCCGCGACTTCGAGCGCAGGGAGCCCTACAACTACCTGCAGGTGGCCTTCTTCCAGGTGGGCACCGGCCCCGGGCGCGGGCTCGCCCCGGCGGGTGGGAGTTGCCACCTCCCGGGGTGCTGTCGTGCACGGCAGGGGACGGGCGTGGCACGGCTCACCGGGAGGGTCGCCGGGCAGCCGTGGGGGTGAACGCCTTTCCCTCAGCCTCGAGAAGAGACAACCGAGAGGGAGCCTGGTTGATGCGCAGAAATATCTGCAAGGGGGTTGCCCAGGGAATGGAGCCAGGTTCTTCTCACTGGTGCCAGCCACTACaagaggcaacaggcagaaactgatgcacaagTTCCTCCTTTAGATGGAATATTAAGAAGAACTTTACTGTGCCGGTGACCATGAACTGgaacagattgctcagagcAATTGTGGAATCTCCCTCACCAGAGACATTCCAAAACCATCTGGATGCAATCTGGTGCCATGTGCTGTAGGACGACCCTGCTTGTGCAGGGAGGTTGGAgcagatgacccactgtggcCTCTTCCAATCTGACCcgttctgtgattttgtgattctgtgaaccCGGAAAGCAGCTGGGGTGAGGGGTGGGTGTGAACAGCAGAGACCTGCAGGACCATgacaggcactgctgccttttctccGCAGCTGAAGAAGCTGGATCAGGCCGTGTCTGCTGCTCACACCTTCTTCGTGGCTAATCCCCAGCACCTCCAAATGCGGGAGGACATCGAGAAGTACCGGCGTATGTCAGGGGTGAAGTCAGACAGCTTCCAGGACCTGGAGGCCACGCCACACTGGGTGAGGGCTCAGTGCAGAGCCACGTACGAGCAGCTCTTACTCCACCCTGGGGACTAGTCTGGGACCCTGATCTGTTCCCACACAAATGCCATGGCTTGAGACAGGCCCCCATACACAGAATCATAGAGAGATTTTAGCCTGGAAGGAACCTTTAATGATCACCTAATCCCAGtcccctgccataggcagggacaccttccactagatcaggttgctcaaagccccatccaacctggccttggagcACTTTGAGGATGGGACatctgcagcttccctgggcagcctgcttCTGTGTCTCCTAAGAGTCATCATCAAAGTATCTTATCTCCAGTCcaacaaatattttatcttcCATCAACACAGTGTTTCAGTTTAATACCGTtgccccttgttctgtcactacaGGCCTTGGTCTAAAGTCTTGCTCAGACCCCTTTGTGTCTGAAAGGCTGCGGGAAGatctccctgcagccttctctTCCAGGTGAGGACAAACTACTGCAAGTGTGACAGGGAGACTTTTTGATGACAGTTATTTGGCTTTAGTCTGGGATTTGCTGTCACTGTGTGGTTGACTGTGCATGAGCAGGCAGGCCCCTTTATGTCAGCACCATCCTATGAGCGACTCAGAAGTCTCGGGGCATCCTTTGCTGTCACCCACACCCATGAGGGGACCTGGATCTGTCCTTCACAGGAAGCATATGAGACTGGTGTGCAGCACTATGATGCAGATGAGTACCTGCAGGCcgtggccaggctggaggagtcACTCTCAGAGGCCCTGTCAGCACTGGAAGAGTGTCGTGCCCTGTGTGAAGGGCctcaggaggatgaggatgaggaggagaaaatgcagCCTGGCCTGTATGAAGCCATTGCAGGTAGTGTTAGAGGCATGGAGGGTTGGGTTGAAAGGCTGTGCTCCCCACCCAGGGCACATCCCATCACCCAGAACTCCTCTGGAAGAAGTGTGGGCTACTGCCTTTCTTGCTCCTCTCTCTTGCAGCCCATTATATTCAGGTTTTGaagtgcaggcagcagtgcGTCCTGGAAATTGCCACAAAGCCGGGG
Proteins encoded:
- the GPR162 gene encoding probable G-protein coupled receptor 162 — its product is MGDSESESTLHNNSLWWLACGMLALLANSWIILSITAKQQKHKPLELLLCFLAGTHILMAAVPLTTYAVVQLRRESSDYDWNESICKVFVSTYYTLALATCFTVASLSYHRMWMVRWPVNYRLSNAKKQALHAVMGIWMVSFILSTLPSIGWHNNGERYYARGCQFIVSKIGLGFGVCFSLLLLGGIVMGLVCVGITFYQTLWAHRRRRRCHHQRAEEASSCSSSAHATFNVPAIVVEDVRGKRRSSLDGSESAKTSLQMTNLISAIVFLYDTLTGVPILVVSFFSLRYDTAPTWMVLAVLWCSMVQTLLLPSFIWSCERYRADVRTVWEQCVAIMSEEDTEDDGVCDDYGDGRICKVRFDANGAAAAKRDSRDIKLLPMHHMLLPQDKVHYLQVPISRRMSHDETNIFSAHRSAPSFLHKWSSSDDIRISTPRKPGGPGFLPPQLHDYQHRRRPPEDELTTLRQFLEGGLLPRGSSSSACFFRDEITTFIDETPQPTPACSPRHSRLLLASRRDRRLSLGSREEENSDRPRRCSVLGNEVWHLQDGEQAPCERTPEACEPQTFQDPKL